The proteins below come from a single uncultured Dethiosulfovibrio sp. genomic window:
- a CDS encoding glycosyltransferase, with product MDETKRPKIATVLLSYDYGLPERGPSLERGRFFPAICDFADVTPFWLEENGYPEDLEGLQDRIVGFVEEERPDVVFTITMRDEISCKTLDRLKEISFVVNWFCDDQWRFDDYSSKRAPLLSGAMTVDLYSLPKYREMGVPAVWVPWGIRDFAEELSLRDVKYDFDVSFIGGADRNRRWWIKRIEALTGSPVACFGSGWKGGRVSDQDVMDIMLKSRINLNLSNSRNNDIRFVLSSPVNVLKYLRSGKNQEQVKARNIEIPAFGGFELSCYAPGIERYFSIGDEIDLFTSPEEAAVKIAYYLLDEKRRESMKLKAYHRAKRDYHLGTVILEGLKKLGVSF from the coding sequence ATGGACGAGACCAAGAGGCCTAAAATAGCAACGGTACTTCTGTCCTACGACTACGGTTTGCCCGAAAGGGGACCGTCTTTGGAGAGAGGGCGCTTCTTCCCTGCTATATGCGACTTTGCCGACGTAACTCCCTTTTGGCTGGAGGAGAACGGCTACCCAGAGGATCTGGAGGGACTTCAGGATAGAATAGTGGGCTTCGTCGAAGAAGAGCGTCCTGACGTTGTCTTCACCATTACCATGAGGGACGAAATATCCTGCAAAACCCTGGATAGGCTTAAAGAGATATCCTTCGTGGTCAACTGGTTCTGCGACGACCAGTGGAGGTTCGACGATTATTCCTCGAAAAGGGCTCCTCTCCTGTCCGGGGCTATGACCGTGGACCTCTACTCCCTGCCTAAATACAGGGAAATGGGCGTTCCTGCGGTCTGGGTCCCCTGGGGTATAAGGGACTTTGCTGAAGAATTGTCCTTGCGGGACGTAAAGTACGACTTTGACGTCTCCTTCATAGGAGGAGCGGACAGAAACCGTAGGTGGTGGATAAAGAGGATAGAGGCCCTCACCGGATCCCCTGTGGCCTGCTTCGGATCGGGATGGAAAGGTGGTAGGGTATCGGACCAGGACGTTATGGACATCATGCTTAAATCCAGGATAAACCTCAACCTATCCAACAGCAGGAATAACGACATCCGTTTCGTCCTTTCATCTCCGGTGAACGTCCTAAAATACCTCCGATCCGGCAAAAACCAAGAGCAGGTAAAGGCCAGAAACATAGAGATCCCGGCCTTTGGAGGCTTTGAGCTGTCCTGCTATGCCCCAGGGATCGAGAGATACTTCTCCATAGGGGACGAAATAGACCTGTTCACCTCGCCGGAGGAAGCTGCGGTAAAAATAGCCTACTACCTTCTTGATGAAAAGCGGAGGGAGTCCATGAAACTAAAGGCTTACCATAGGGCAAAAAGGGACTACCATCTTGGGACGGTCATACTGGAAGGGCTTAAAAAACTGGGGGTGTCGTTTTGA